A region from the Candidatus Polarisedimenticolia bacterium genome encodes:
- a CDS encoding GFA family protein: MESNLTGGCSCGKVRYRLSTAPMFVHCCHCLNCQRHTGSAFVINMLIEADRVEREGAVPEPVVMPLNGGSPNRIFRCPDCRVALWSEYGNRHQVLFVRGGTLDEPAAVAPDVHIYTRSKLPWVRLPDSVPAFEVYYDPKVLWPAASQERRKAALARGA, from the coding sequence ATGGAGTCAAATCTCACCGGCGGCTGTTCCTGCGGGAAAGTGCGTTATCGGCTATCTACGGCGCCCATGTTCGTGCACTGCTGCCATTGTCTGAACTGCCAGCGGCACACGGGGAGCGCCTTCGTGATCAATATGCTGATCGAAGCCGACCGCGTCGAGCGCGAGGGCGCGGTGCCGGAACCGGTGGTCATGCCCCTCAACGGCGGCAGCCCCAACCGGATCTTCCGCTGCCCCGACTGCCGGGTGGCGCTGTGGAGCGAGTATGGCAACCGTCATCAAGTATTGTTCGTGCGCGGCGGCACGCTCGATGAGCCTGCCGCCGTCGCTCCCGACGTCCACATCTACACCCGCTCGAAGCTTCCGTGGGTCCGGCTGCCCGACTCCGTCCCGGCCTTCGAGGTCTACTATGACCCGAAGGTACTCTGGCCGGCCGCCAGCCAGGAGCGCCGCAAGGCGGCGTTGGCGAGGGGGGCGTAG